Proteins co-encoded in one Rhodopirellula bahusiensis genomic window:
- a CDS encoding CAP domain-containing protein, translating to MSRLFEASRLSETNSLTELVRGFVPRLFVPHLPALIAIGGVTCGTLLVTPTEVNAANGRVVQTATIPTGSGCTNCGQNRSVVTRSPVSSRTVSVGTPVQHGQVIHSGPVVHQGPVSRQGTEIYRGQATHQGQVIYQTSKPSVMPVSHSVPSSRRVGGAVSNVLTTLNAQRSRQGLRGLAYDPQLQAVAERRAQLMASTGLKTHPSGSFAPGRYEGVGWSSSHTPAGVSACYTSDPNMRVAGAAMARGRDGVYFCVVYR from the coding sequence ATGTCTCGATTGTTTGAAGCGTCCCGTCTGTCAGAAACGAATTCGTTGACCGAACTCGTGCGAGGCTTTGTGCCTCGATTGTTTGTGCCGCATCTGCCCGCTCTGATTGCCATCGGTGGAGTCACCTGCGGAACGCTGCTGGTGACGCCAACGGAAGTGAATGCCGCCAATGGTAGAGTCGTTCAGACGGCGACAATCCCAACGGGATCCGGTTGCACCAATTGCGGCCAAAACCGCAGCGTGGTGACACGTTCGCCTGTTTCGAGCCGAACCGTGTCGGTGGGAACTCCGGTGCAACACGGACAAGTGATCCACTCGGGCCCGGTCGTTCACCAGGGACCAGTCTCCCGTCAGGGAACCGAGATCTATCGGGGCCAAGCCACGCATCAAGGCCAGGTGATTTACCAAACGAGCAAACCTTCGGTGATGCCGGTCTCGCACTCGGTGCCCAGCTCACGTCGCGTCGGTGGTGCGGTTTCGAATGTCTTGACGACTTTGAACGCACAACGGTCTCGACAAGGACTACGTGGTCTTGCGTATGATCCGCAATTGCAAGCGGTCGCGGAACGGCGTGCTCAGTTGATGGCGTCGACAGGTTTGAAAACTCATCCGTCAGGATCGTTTGCCCCCGGACGCTATGAGGGCGTCGGATGGAGCAGTTCCCACACGCCCGCCGGAGTTTCGGCTTGTTACACCAGCGACCCCAACATGCGAGTGGCAGGAGCGGCGATGGCACGCGGTCGCGATGGCGTTTACTTCTGCGTCGTGTATCGCTGA
- a CDS encoding sugar phosphate isomerase/epimerase family protein, translated as MKYGMNLLLWSGEVTEEMLPVCEQLKGIGYDSVELPMFNLDLDYAKIGKRLDEIGLGRTAVTIRGEEDNPISCDPAVRAKGVELNKKTLDCCAAAGVEILVGPYHSAIGLFSGAGPTEDEWKWGVESMRATAEYAETVGVKLGVEALNRFECYLLNCHGDSARFAREVDHPSCGIMYDTFHSNIEEKSITEAIQAGGDKLFHIHISENDRSTPGKGGVNWKENFDAIVQSGYDGYLTIEAFGLALPEIAAATKIWRKMFSDELTLAKEGLEFMKAELAARNA; from the coding sequence ATGAAGTACGGCATGAACCTGCTGTTGTGGTCCGGCGAAGTCACCGAGGAAATGTTGCCCGTTTGCGAGCAGCTCAAAGGAATCGGATACGACAGCGTCGAATTGCCAATGTTCAATCTCGATCTGGACTACGCCAAGATCGGCAAGCGTCTCGATGAGATCGGATTGGGACGAACCGCCGTCACGATTCGCGGCGAAGAAGACAACCCCATCTCTTGCGATCCCGCGGTGCGAGCCAAGGGCGTCGAGCTGAATAAGAAGACGTTGGATTGCTGTGCCGCCGCCGGCGTTGAGATCTTGGTCGGCCCTTATCACTCGGCGATCGGATTGTTCAGCGGTGCTGGACCCACCGAAGATGAGTGGAAGTGGGGCGTTGAATCCATGCGAGCAACCGCCGAATACGCCGAGACCGTTGGCGTGAAATTGGGCGTCGAAGCTCTGAACCGTTTTGAGTGCTACCTGCTGAACTGCCACGGCGACTCGGCCCGCTTTGCTCGCGAGGTGGATCATCCATCTTGTGGCATCATGTACGACACCTTCCACAGCAACATCGAAGAGAAATCGATCACCGAAGCGATCCAGGCCGGCGGTGACAAGCTGTTCCACATTCACATCAGCGAGAACGACCGTAGCACACCGGGCAAAGGCGGCGTGAACTGGAAAGAGAACTTCGACGCGATCGTGCAATCGGGCTACGACGGTTACCTGACCATCGAAGCGTTCGGGTTGGCTCTGCCGGAAATCGCCGCCGCAACCAAGATTTGGCGGAAGATGTTCTCCGACGAGCTGACACTCGCCAAAGAGGGCCTCGAGTTCATGAAAGCTGAATTGGCCGCACGGAACGCCTGA
- a CDS encoding NRDE family protein: MCLLAVQYRLVPESPILVAANREEYVDRPSQTPSIQSGKPRVLCGIDQKAGGTWLGVNQNGLFVGLTNRATATPLFGQRSRGQLAMDLLRCTSSRRALEKAHAEFAKNRYEGCNIILADAKAGFAIHADERQEVVELQEGLNIIGARNLNDPDDGRVQLARRLLTLQTLDSPVKFLAVASKVFARSPVGQGRPSMVIRNGDYATVSSTLIALGVKPRDAIYQFSSGAPDESKYEDYSPMLRDILSRGLREARTKAKVGS, translated from the coding sequence ATGTGCTTGCTTGCTGTTCAGTACCGTTTGGTTCCCGAAAGTCCTATCCTCGTTGCGGCCAACCGCGAAGAGTATGTGGACCGCCCGAGCCAAACGCCGTCCATTCAATCCGGTAAACCACGCGTGTTGTGTGGAATCGACCAAAAGGCCGGTGGAACTTGGTTGGGGGTAAACCAAAACGGTTTGTTTGTTGGTTTAACCAATCGTGCCACCGCGACGCCTTTGTTCGGACAACGGTCTCGTGGCCAACTGGCGATGGATTTATTGCGTTGCACCTCTTCACGTCGTGCACTCGAAAAAGCCCACGCTGAGTTCGCTAAAAATCGCTACGAAGGTTGCAATATCATCTTGGCCGACGCCAAAGCTGGTTTTGCAATTCACGCCGATGAACGTCAAGAAGTCGTCGAGTTGCAAGAAGGCCTGAATATCATCGGTGCTCGCAACTTGAACGACCCAGACGACGGACGCGTTCAGTTGGCTCGCCGCCTGTTAACCCTTCAGACGCTGGACTCGCCAGTGAAGTTCCTGGCGGTCGCCAGCAAAGTGTTCGCACGTTCGCCGGTCGGCCAAGGTCGACCAAGCATGGTCATTCGCAACGGTGACTACGCGACCGTCAGCAGCACGCTGATCGCGTTGGGCGTCAAACCACGCGATGCGATCTATCAGTTCAGCAGCGGTGCTCCGGACGAGAGCAAGTACGAAGATTACTCGCCAATGTTACGAGATATCCTCAGTCGCGGTCTTCGCGAGGCTCGCACCAAGGCCAAGGTCGGCTCCTGA
- a CDS encoding DUF1559 family PulG-like putative transporter → MMIRQSGLLFPQQRKNNESRQRDGFTLVELLVVIAIIGVLVGLLLPAVQAAREAARRMSCSNNFKQIGLGVHNYHAAYNQMPMHGTGATNETNDLWSLADDHGTAPAPPVGFSRHMLSYMVGILPFIEQQGMWEHISNPLTDEANRTWPAMGPAPYAVRYMPWRTDVPTYRCPSDPGRGLPTVGRSNYAACTGDATSRTQLGVSRFNGGQSRWRYQDENWLMRQCRANLRGVFVPRGNTRFRDILDGTSNTIMCGEIVTDLGDRDIRSAASLNNGGHGGQWGNGIMGNPKTCEDNALIDPARPGFWLSGTAVSGGATTRGGRWADFRPLYSQFLCILPPNSEVCLGGNHGTEGITTASSRHQGGVHVLMADGAVKFITDSIEAGNSRAETIWHRNASQESSNPPGSASPYGLWGSLGTRAAREVIAEEF, encoded by the coding sequence ATGATGATTCGACAAAGCGGACTTCTGTTTCCGCAGCAGCGAAAGAACAACGAAAGCCGTCAACGTGACGGTTTCACCCTGGTCGAGCTGCTGGTGGTGATTGCCATCATTGGCGTTTTGGTTGGGCTGCTGTTGCCGGCTGTGCAGGCAGCACGCGAGGCGGCTCGCCGGATGAGTTGCAGCAACAATTTCAAGCAGATTGGCTTGGGCGTTCACAACTACCACGCGGCCTACAACCAAATGCCGATGCACGGCACGGGAGCCACAAACGAGACGAATGATTTATGGTCATTGGCGGACGACCATGGGACCGCTCCAGCACCACCGGTTGGATTCAGCCGGCACATGCTCAGCTACATGGTTGGCATCTTGCCGTTCATTGAGCAGCAAGGCATGTGGGAGCATATTTCCAACCCACTGACGGACGAAGCCAATCGGACTTGGCCCGCGATGGGACCCGCTCCCTACGCGGTTCGCTACATGCCTTGGCGGACCGATGTGCCGACCTATCGATGCCCCAGTGATCCCGGTCGGGGGCTGCCAACGGTCGGACGCAGCAACTACGCCGCCTGCACTGGCGACGCGACCAGCCGGACTCAACTCGGTGTCTCGCGGTTCAACGGTGGGCAAAGTCGTTGGCGATACCAGGATGAAAATTGGCTGATGCGTCAATGTCGGGCCAATCTTCGAGGTGTCTTTGTGCCACGCGGGAACACTCGTTTTCGCGACATCCTTGATGGAACGTCGAACACCATCATGTGCGGCGAGATCGTGACGGACTTGGGCGACCGAGACATCCGCTCGGCAGCGTCGTTGAACAATGGCGGTCACGGCGGCCAGTGGGGCAACGGCATCATGGGCAATCCCAAAACTTGCGAAGACAATGCTCTGATCGATCCCGCTCGCCCCGGGTTTTGGCTGTCCGGCACAGCTGTCAGCGGTGGTGCCACGACACGCGGTGGACGATGGGCCGACTTTCGTCCTCTCTACTCGCAGTTCCTCTGCATCCTTCCGCCCAACAGTGAGGTTTGCTTGGGCGGAAACCATGGCACCGAAGGCATCACAACCGCCAGCAGCCGACACCAAGGCGGCGTGCATGTGTTGATGGCCGATGGTGCGGTGAAGTTCATCACCGACTCGATCGAGGCCGGAAATAGCCGGGCGGAAACGATCTGGCATCGCAACGCTTCGCAAGAAAGCAGCAATCCACCCGGATCAGCCAGCCCCTACGGATTGTGGGGTTCCCTGGGAACTCGTGCTGCACGAGAAGTGATTGCCGAAGAGTTTTGA